In one window of Microbacterium dextranolyticum DNA:
- a CDS encoding putative FMN-dependent luciferase-like monooxygenase has protein sequence MSAPRLGFFSRVLEEASAADRYRFAIEQIVQAEQSGFASAWLAQHHFGEHEGGLPSPFVLLAAVAERTSRIALATGVITLPLDDPLRVAEDATVLDQLSGGRVQLGLATGGTPSSFAAFGRESDRRREIFAEHLEVLLDALEGRGIRGTDSRIYPAAGDLSARIWQATFSVDGGRRAGERGDGLLLSRTQPRTADAPDAPLHELQLPIIEAYRAALPEGAPSRVLASRTALVVDPEDRTRALELAGDGLRHLAQTMFRIDTDGVSLDELIRITDTHVGTVDEVVASLAADETLPAASDVSFQVHSIAAPHELTLRSLQLLADEVAPRLGFAIGPDAAADLQNAHRPLAVTGAATEGHA, from the coding sequence ATGAGCGCCCCCCGTCTCGGTTTCTTCAGCCGCGTGCTCGAAGAGGCCTCCGCCGCCGACCGGTACCGGTTCGCGATCGAGCAGATCGTCCAGGCCGAGCAGAGCGGCTTCGCCTCGGCGTGGCTCGCGCAGCACCACTTCGGCGAGCACGAGGGCGGCCTGCCCTCGCCGTTCGTGCTGCTCGCGGCCGTGGCCGAACGCACGAGCCGCATCGCCCTGGCGACCGGCGTGATCACCCTGCCCCTCGACGACCCGCTGCGGGTCGCCGAGGACGCCACGGTGCTCGATCAGCTGAGCGGTGGGCGCGTGCAGCTGGGGCTCGCGACCGGCGGCACGCCGTCGTCGTTCGCCGCGTTCGGGCGCGAGTCCGACCGTCGCCGCGAGATCTTCGCCGAGCACCTCGAGGTGCTGCTCGACGCCCTGGAGGGGCGAGGCATCCGCGGCACCGACTCGCGCATCTACCCCGCCGCGGGCGATCTGTCGGCCCGCATCTGGCAGGCGACGTTCTCGGTCGACGGTGGACGGCGGGCCGGCGAGCGCGGCGACGGGCTGCTGCTCTCGCGCACCCAGCCGCGCACGGCGGACGCCCCCGACGCGCCGCTGCACGAGCTGCAGCTGCCGATCATCGAGGCCTACCGCGCCGCGCTGCCCGAGGGGGCGCCCTCGCGCGTGCTCGCCTCGCGCACGGCGCTGGTCGTCGACCCCGAGGACCGCACCCGGGCCCTCGAACTGGCCGGCGACGGCCTGCGCCACCTCGCGCAGACGATGTTCCGGATCGACACCGACGGCGTCTCGCTCGACGAGCTGATCCGCATCACCGACACGCACGTCGGCACCGTCGACGAGGTCGTCGCCTCGCTCGCCGCCGACGAGACCCTGCCCGCGGCGAGCGACGTGTCGTTCCAGGTGCACTCGATCGCCGCGCCCCACGAGCTGACGCTGCGCTCGCTGCAGCTGCTCGCCGACGAGGTCGCCCCGCGCCTCGGCTTCGCCATCGGGCCGGACGCTGCCGCCGACCTGCAGAACGCCCACCGGCCGCTGGCTGTCACCGGCGCCGCCACGGAAGGACACGCATGA
- a CDS encoding ABC transporter permease, whose protein sequence is MTALATTAGLAGGAADGPGAGPTADRRIRWGSLLSRVGFVLPAIAILIALLWALFPTLFTGQDPTETVAPALQAPSAEHWFGTDATGRDLYARVVYGASQSIIGALIAVLVGLVVGTAIGLAAGALGGAVDEALMRVVDVLLAIPALLLSLSVVILLGFGTTSAAVAVGVTSIAVFARLARSRVVSVRVTDFVEAAYGSGGTFFGVLWRHILPNSLTPVIALAALQFGSAILQISTLGFLGYGEPPPTPEWGLLIAEGRNYVATAWWLTVLPGLVVVLVVLATNRLSQALRGGDSA, encoded by the coding sequence ATGACCGCCCTCGCCACCACCGCCGGCCTCGCCGGAGGCGCCGCCGACGGGCCGGGCGCCGGCCCCACCGCGGACCGCCGCATCCGGTGGGGGAGCCTTCTCTCCCGCGTCGGCTTCGTCCTTCCCGCCATCGCGATACTCATCGCCCTGCTCTGGGCGCTGTTCCCCACGCTGTTCACCGGGCAGGACCCCACCGAGACCGTCGCACCCGCGCTGCAGGCGCCGAGCGCCGAGCACTGGTTCGGCACGGATGCCACCGGCCGCGACCTCTACGCCCGCGTCGTCTACGGGGCGTCGCAGTCGATCATCGGCGCGCTCATCGCCGTGCTCGTCGGCCTCGTCGTCGGCACCGCGATCGGACTCGCCGCCGGCGCCCTCGGCGGCGCGGTCGACGAGGCGCTCATGCGCGTCGTCGACGTGCTGCTGGCGATCCCCGCGCTGCTGCTGTCGCTGAGCGTCGTGATCCTCCTCGGCTTCGGCACGACGAGCGCCGCCGTCGCGGTCGGGGTCACCTCGATCGCGGTGTTCGCCCGCCTCGCCCGCTCCCGCGTCGTCAGCGTGCGCGTGACCGACTTCGTCGAGGCCGCCTACGGCTCGGGCGGCACGTTCTTCGGCGTGCTGTGGCGGCACATTCTGCCGAACTCCCTGACGCCGGTGATCGCGCTCGCCGCGCTGCAGTTCGGCTCTGCCATCCTGCAGATCTCGACCCTCGGATTCCTCGGCTACGGTGAGCCGCCGCCCACGCCCGAGTGGGGCCTGCTCATCGCCGAGGGGCGCAACTACGTCGCCACCGCCTGGTGGCTCACCGTGCTGCCCGGTCTCGTCGTCGTGCTCGTCGTGCTCGCGACCAACCGTCTCAGCCAGGCCCTTCGAGGAGGCGATTCCGCATGA
- a CDS encoding CMD domain protein, producing MSTAADIIDLLAGIAPGDPLVAVRDQRAQARENAQRSFEALLEPAEPGTFPLAERYAVAAFVARLHAFEAATAFYDDLLGDEAGGLETVVADAAASAAAPGPFGAYRETGLHNESTDGPRWAPASETADALGIRLAAALTHAHLLVVRPREARPEALQALVDAGWSADDIVSLSQLVAFLTFQLRLSWGLRVLAAAPVSDVAADPAIAAIAEGA from the coding sequence ATGAGCACCGCCGCCGACATCATCGACCTACTCGCGGGCATCGCCCCCGGCGATCCGCTCGTCGCCGTACGCGACCAGCGCGCGCAGGCGCGCGAGAACGCGCAGCGCAGCTTCGAGGCGCTGCTCGAACCCGCCGAGCCGGGCACGTTCCCGCTCGCCGAGCGGTACGCCGTCGCAGCCTTCGTCGCGCGTCTGCACGCCTTCGAGGCCGCCACCGCCTTCTACGACGACCTGCTCGGCGATGAGGCGGGCGGGCTCGAGACCGTCGTGGCGGATGCCGCGGCCTCCGCCGCAGCTCCCGGACCCTTCGGCGCGTACCGCGAGACGGGGCTGCACAACGAGTCGACGGACGGCCCGCGGTGGGCGCCCGCGTCCGAGACGGCCGACGCGCTCGGCATCCGCCTCGCCGCCGCCCTCACGCACGCGCACCTGCTCGTCGTGCGCCCGCGCGAGGCGCGCCCCGAGGCACTGCAGGCCCTCGTCGACGCGGGCTGGAGCGCCGACGACATCGTCTCGCTGTCGCAGCTCGTCGCCTTCCTGACCTTCCAGCTGCGGCTGTCGTGGGGGCTGCGCGTGCTCGCCGCCGCACCCGTGTCTGACGTCGCCGCCGACCCCGCCATCGCCGCCATCGCCGAGGGAGCCTGA
- a CDS encoding VOC family protein, with translation MSIPTLLDHVVIAGPDLPALIDWFAERTGVVAAPGGAHPTGTANALVALTVDGARGPQYIELIGPNPERTDPALPETFGIATLTGPSVQAYAVHPADIEATVATARAGGYDPGDVSDLSRRTPDCTLLEWRLTRGENRRIDVPFLIDWGTTPQPGLSDIPVIELVSLVRTEPDPAPLQQILGAYDLDDGVAEVVVGDEPGFRLTLRTATGDLVEL, from the coding sequence ATGAGCATTCCCACCCTTCTCGACCACGTCGTGATCGCCGGCCCCGATCTTCCGGCCCTCATCGACTGGTTCGCCGAGCGCACCGGCGTCGTCGCCGCCCCCGGCGGCGCGCACCCGACCGGAACCGCCAACGCGCTCGTCGCCCTCACCGTCGACGGCGCGCGCGGACCGCAGTACATCGAGCTCATCGGCCCCAACCCCGAGCGCACCGATCCGGCGCTGCCCGAGACCTTCGGCATCGCGACGCTCACGGGGCCGAGCGTGCAGGCGTACGCCGTGCACCCCGCCGACATCGAGGCGACCGTCGCCACGGCGCGCGCCGGCGGCTACGACCCGGGCGATGTCAGCGACCTGTCGCGCCGCACGCCCGACTGCACGCTGCTCGAGTGGCGGCTCACGCGCGGTGAGAACCGGCGCATCGACGTGCCGTTCCTCATCGACTGGGGCACGACGCCCCAGCCGGGCCTCAGCGACATCCCGGTGATCGAGCTCGTCTCGCTCGTGCGCACTGAGCCCGACCCCGCGCCGCTGCAGCAGATTCTCGGCGCGTACGACCTCGACGACGGCGTGGCCGAGGTCGTCGTCGGCGACGAGCCGGGCTTCCGACTGACGCTCCGCACGGCCACCGGCGACCTCGTCGAGCTGTGA
- a CDS encoding alkylhydroperoxidase domain protein, whose product MTEIVTSYPELARPEAFTQQGLGWVPWLLPVAEDELTGIQRDALIEPARAKMPYFRLLARDPEALHARTLTDLDIFYNVAGGIGRAERELAAAATSRRNGCVFCASVHAASATRESGREADVQRLLDDGVDADLGDETWNAVVAASVALADTPLDFGPDDIARLRAAGLGDAEIVDVIGGAAFFNWANRLMLSLGEPEVPARRSSTR is encoded by the coding sequence ATGACCGAGATCGTCACCTCGTACCCCGAGCTCGCCCGCCCCGAGGCGTTCACGCAGCAGGGGCTCGGCTGGGTGCCGTGGCTGCTGCCGGTCGCCGAAGACGAGCTGACCGGCATCCAGCGTGACGCGCTCATCGAGCCCGCTCGCGCGAAGATGCCGTACTTCCGGCTGCTCGCCCGCGATCCCGAGGCCCTGCACGCGCGGACCCTCACCGACCTCGACATCTTCTACAACGTCGCGGGGGGCATCGGCCGTGCCGAGCGCGAGCTCGCGGCTGCCGCGACGTCGCGCCGCAACGGGTGCGTCTTCTGCGCGTCCGTGCACGCCGCCTCCGCCACCCGCGAGTCCGGGCGCGAGGCCGACGTGCAGCGCCTGCTCGACGACGGTGTCGACGCCGACCTCGGCGACGAGACCTGGAACGCGGTCGTCGCGGCATCCGTCGCCCTCGCCGACACCCCGCTCGACTTCGGCCCGGACGACATCGCGCGCCTGCGCGCCGCGGGCCTGGGTGACGCCGAGATCGTCGACGTCATCGGCGGTGCCGCCTTCTTCAACTGGGCGAACCGGCTGATGCTCTCGCTCGGCGAACCCGAGGTTCCCGCCCGACGCTCTTCCACCCGATAG
- the treY gene encoding malto-oligosyltrehalose synthase: MGAPASTYRLQVRASFDLDAAADVTGYLRDLGADWAYLSPILQSAGGSDHGYDVVDPTRVDEARGGAAGLDRFAAAARAAALGVLVDIVPNHQGVAVPAENPWWWDVLAYGEQSAHAASFDIDWAHGGGRLRLPVLGAELDDVIAAGELTVAPESPDSPHAPDAPAAPFGTARYYDLVLPLAPGTAPLHETTDAAAVRDVLARQHWELGFWRRAEDLLNYRRFFTVTSLAGVRVERPDVFDASHVEVVRWVRDGLVDGLRIDHPDGLADPGGYLDRLSDATGGVYTVVEKILEPGEELPGWWAAEGTTGYDALGEIERVLVDPAGERPLTDAAPQGPGWDELIARTKRDVADTSQAAEVGRLVRCLPAEARETLGDAVARDALAELLTRFDVYRAYLPAGADRLARAAAEASAHRPDLAEAVARLVPLIADADAELSHRFMQTTGPVMAKGVEDRAFYRFTRLGSLTEVGGDPSRFSLTVPQLHDAFARRQASWPHALTALTTHDTKRSEDTRARLDVLAEIPERWAAARGELSAIASTGDGALDDLLWQAVVGVWSDDPDLGDRLHAYAEKAARESGAGTSWEDPDEAFEAGVHALVDAAAGAARPVVERVVDEIAGAGRSNGLSAKLLQLAGPGVPDVYQGTELWDHSLVDPDNRRAVDYDARRTLLARIDDGWHPPVDASGAAKLLLVSRTLRLRRDRPELFTRYTPLETAGAARDHAVAFDRGGAIAIATRLPLGLAARGGWTDAAVMLPAGPWRDELTGRLVSGGAAPLAQVLADYPVALLTRAG, from the coding sequence GTGGGCGCTCCCGCGTCGACCTACCGCCTGCAGGTGCGGGCCTCGTTCGATCTGGATGCCGCAGCCGACGTGACGGGATACCTGCGCGATCTCGGCGCCGATTGGGCCTACCTCTCGCCCATCCTGCAGTCCGCGGGCGGCTCCGACCACGGGTACGACGTCGTGGACCCGACGCGCGTCGACGAGGCGCGCGGCGGGGCGGCCGGCCTCGACCGGTTCGCCGCGGCGGCCCGCGCGGCGGCCCTCGGCGTCCTCGTCGACATCGTGCCCAACCATCAGGGGGTCGCCGTTCCGGCCGAGAACCCGTGGTGGTGGGACGTGCTGGCGTACGGCGAACAGTCGGCGCACGCGGCATCCTTCGACATCGACTGGGCGCACGGCGGTGGGCGTCTGCGCCTTCCCGTGCTCGGGGCCGAACTCGACGACGTGATCGCCGCCGGCGAGCTGACCGTCGCGCCGGAGTCGCCAGACTCGCCACACGCGCCGGATGCCCCCGCCGCCCCGTTCGGCACGGCGCGCTACTACGACCTGGTGCTGCCGCTCGCTCCCGGCACGGCTCCGCTGCACGAGACGACGGATGCCGCGGCGGTGCGCGATGTGCTCGCGCGCCAGCACTGGGAGCTCGGGTTCTGGCGCCGCGCCGAGGACCTGCTCAACTATCGGCGCTTCTTCACCGTGACGAGCCTCGCCGGCGTGCGGGTCGAGCGCCCCGACGTGTTCGACGCGTCGCACGTCGAGGTGGTGCGCTGGGTGCGCGACGGGCTCGTCGACGGCCTGCGCATCGACCACCCCGACGGCCTCGCCGACCCCGGCGGCTACCTCGATCGCCTGAGCGACGCGACCGGCGGCGTGTACACGGTGGTCGAGAAGATCCTGGAGCCCGGCGAGGAGCTGCCGGGCTGGTGGGCTGCCGAAGGCACCACCGGCTACGACGCGCTCGGCGAGATCGAGCGCGTGCTGGTCGACCCGGCGGGGGAGCGCCCCCTGACGGATGCCGCGCCGCAGGGCCCCGGCTGGGACGAGCTCATCGCGCGCACCAAGCGCGACGTGGCCGACACCTCGCAGGCCGCCGAGGTCGGCCGCCTCGTGCGATGCCTGCCCGCCGAGGCGCGCGAGACGCTCGGCGACGCCGTGGCACGCGACGCCCTCGCCGAGCTGCTCACCCGCTTCGACGTGTACCGCGCGTACCTGCCCGCCGGGGCGGACCGTCTCGCGCGGGCGGCTGCCGAGGCATCCGCGCACCGCCCCGACCTGGCCGAGGCCGTCGCCCGACTCGTCCCGCTGATCGCCGACGCGGACGCGGAGCTGTCGCACCGGTTCATGCAGACGACCGGTCCCGTGATGGCGAAAGGCGTCGAGGACCGCGCCTTCTATCGCTTCACCCGGCTCGGCTCGCTGACCGAGGTTGGCGGCGATCCGTCGCGGTTCTCGCTCACGGTGCCGCAGCTGCACGACGCGTTCGCGCGCCGGCAGGCATCCTGGCCGCACGCGCTCACCGCGTTGACGACACACGACACGAAGCGCTCCGAAGACACCCGCGCGCGCCTGGACGTGCTCGCCGAGATCCCCGAGCGATGGGCGGCCGCGCGCGGCGAGCTGTCGGCGATCGCCTCGACAGGCGACGGGGCGCTCGACGATCTGCTCTGGCAGGCCGTCGTCGGCGTCTGGTCGGATGACCCCGACCTCGGCGATCGGCTGCACGCGTACGCCGAGAAGGCGGCTCGCGAGAGCGGTGCGGGCACCAGCTGGGAAGACCCCGACGAGGCGTTCGAGGCCGGCGTGCACGCCCTCGTCGACGCGGCCGCAGGCGCGGCGCGGCCGGTCGTGGAGCGCGTCGTCGACGAGATCGCCGGCGCCGGCCGCAGCAACGGACTGTCGGCCAAGCTGCTGCAGCTCGCCGGCCCCGGGGTGCCCGACGTCTACCAGGGCACCGAGCTGTGGGACCACTCCCTCGTCGACCCCGACAACCGTCGTGCCGTCGACTACGACGCACGGCGTACCCTGCTCGCGCGGATCGACGACGGCTGGCATCCGCCGGTGGACGCATCGGGTGCGGCGAAGCTGCTGCTCGTCTCGCGCACCCTGCGGCTGCGCCGCGACCGGCCCGAGCTGTTCACGAGGTACACGCCGCTCGAGACGGCGGGCGCCGCGCGCGACCACGCCGTCGCGTTCGACCGTGGCGGGGCGATCGCGATCGCGACGCGCCTGCCGCTCGGCCTCGCGGCACGCGGTGGGTGGACGGATGCCGCGGTCATGCTGCCGGCCGGACCGTGGCGCGACGAGCTCACCGGGCGCCTCGTGAGCGGTGGCGCCGCGCCTCTGGCGCAGGTGCTCGCGGACTACCCCGTGGCGCTCCTGACCCGCGCCGGCTGA
- a CDS encoding ABC transporter permease gives MSYVLRRVGQAVLVLALAYTAAYLLLAALPGDAVIARYGSPELGLTPEQIDAIRESLGADQPLIVQYFRSIAGFLTGDFGYSVASGAAVSDLIATALPPTLTLASLGLVLAVFLAVTIAFTATYGAGGVLRRIFRGIPPLFVSLPVFWIGIILIQIFSFRLGLVPVIGANPVQALILPVITLAIPIAAPLSQVLMRSIDEVREQPFVAVIRARGASTSWLLWRGVARNALLPTLTMAGLLFGELVGGAVVTETVFARAGLGQLTAQAVANRDTPVLLAVVVISTVAFVGINLIVDLLYPVLDARLRTGSRRRATGAGATATVDAAERAVDELVDAEVGASAGAGTAGAVPAGSRGENR, from the coding sequence ATGTCGTACGTCCTTCGTCGTGTGGGCCAGGCGGTGCTCGTCCTCGCTCTGGCCTACACGGCGGCCTACCTGCTGCTCGCCGCGCTGCCGGGCGATGCCGTCATCGCGCGGTACGGCAGCCCCGAGCTCGGGCTGACCCCCGAGCAGATCGACGCCATCCGCGAATCGCTGGGGGCCGACCAGCCGCTCATCGTGCAGTACTTCCGCTCCATCGCGGGCTTCCTCACGGGCGACTTCGGTTACTCGGTCGCCAGCGGCGCCGCCGTGTCCGACCTGATCGCGACAGCGCTGCCGCCGACCCTGACCCTCGCCTCGCTCGGTCTCGTGCTGGCGGTCTTCCTCGCGGTGACGATCGCCTTCACGGCGACCTACGGCGCCGGCGGCGTGCTGCGGCGGATCTTCCGGGGCATCCCGCCCCTGTTCGTGTCGCTTCCGGTGTTCTGGATCGGCATCATCCTGATCCAGATCTTCTCGTTCCGACTCGGGCTCGTGCCCGTGATCGGGGCGAACCCCGTGCAGGCGCTGATCCTGCCGGTCATCACCCTGGCCATCCCGATCGCCGCGCCCCTGTCGCAGGTGCTCATGCGCTCGATCGACGAGGTGCGCGAGCAGCCGTTCGTGGCGGTCATCCGTGCGCGCGGTGCGAGCACCTCGTGGCTGCTGTGGCGAGGCGTCGCCCGCAACGCGCTGCTGCCGACCCTCACCATGGCGGGACTGCTCTTCGGCGAGCTCGTCGGCGGTGCAGTCGTCACCGAGACCGTGTTCGCCCGCGCCGGCCTCGGGCAGCTGACGGCGCAGGCCGTCGCGAACCGCGACACCCCGGTGCTGCTGGCGGTCGTCGTGATCTCGACCGTCGCGTTCGTGGGCATCAACCTGATCGTCGACCTGCTGTACCCCGTTCTCGACGCGCGTCTGCGCACCGGCTCGCGCCGTCGCGCGACCGGTGCGGGCGCCACGGCGACGGTCGACGCCGCCGAGCGCGCCGTCGACGAGCTCGTGGATGCCGAGGTCGGCGCATCGGCCGGCGCGGGCACCGCGGGCGCCGTGCCCGCCGGATCCCGAGGAGAGAACCGATGA
- a CDS encoding dipeptide ABC transporter ATP-binding protein yields the protein MSAQPLLSIRDLAVQYRTRRGPVDAVRGVSFDVEAGSVTALVGESGSGKTTVAQTVIGLLASNGHVSAGSIRLAERTDGLTDLVGLSERHWRRLRGRCIALIPQDPGNSLNPVATIGWSVGEALRIHGWRDRAKIHARVIDLLDRVGIDDPEIRARQYPHELSGGMRQRVLIAAALALEPELIIADEPTSALDVTVQRTVLDLLDELRAETGTGILFITHDLAVAADRSDALVVMRSGQVQEAGPTAEVLAAPSSPYTRTLLADAPSLARVVERTAPDAARSDDPRDTLVEVSGLTQRFARAGRSPLVAVDDVSFSVARGTTHAIVGESGSGKTTTGRSIAGFNRPTSGSIRVGGTEVTALAGGRARRAFHRSTQLVYQNPYASLDPRQSIADILAEPLRNFGIGSRAERDDRVAHQLELVALPPEIATRHPRELSGGQRQRIAIARALIVEPELVVLDEAVSALDVTVQAQILRLLARLQIELGLTYVFISHDLAVVRQISDTVSVLRRGRQVEHGTAAAVFDDPQHAYTRELLAAIPGATLREQSPSRPSVPRQEEVRA from the coding sequence ATGAGCGCGCAACCGCTGCTGTCCATTCGCGACCTCGCCGTCCAGTACCGCACGCGGCGCGGCCCGGTCGATGCCGTGCGCGGCGTCTCGTTCGACGTCGAGGCGGGGTCGGTCACGGCCCTCGTCGGTGAGTCGGGGTCGGGCAAGACCACGGTCGCCCAGACGGTCATCGGGCTGCTGGCATCCAACGGCCACGTCTCCGCGGGCAGCATCCGCCTCGCCGAGCGCACCGACGGGCTCACCGATCTCGTCGGTCTGTCCGAGCGGCACTGGCGCCGGCTGCGCGGTCGCTGCATCGCCCTCATCCCGCAGGATCCGGGGAACTCCCTCAACCCCGTCGCCACCATCGGCTGGAGCGTGGGCGAGGCCCTGCGCATCCACGGTTGGAGAGACCGGGCCAAGATCCACGCGCGGGTCATCGATCTGCTGGACCGCGTCGGCATCGACGATCCCGAGATCCGCGCCCGGCAGTACCCGCATGAGCTGTCCGGAGGCATGCGTCAGCGGGTGCTGATCGCCGCCGCTCTCGCCCTCGAGCCCGAGCTGATCATCGCCGACGAGCCGACGAGCGCGCTCGATGTCACCGTGCAGCGGACCGTGCTCGACCTGCTCGACGAACTGCGTGCCGAGACGGGCACCGGCATCCTGTTCATCACGCACGACCTCGCCGTCGCGGCCGACCGCTCCGACGCGCTCGTCGTGATGCGCTCCGGCCAGGTGCAAGAGGCGGGCCCCACGGCAGAGGTGCTCGCGGCTCCCTCGTCGCCCTACACGCGCACCCTCCTGGCCGATGCCCCCTCGCTCGCCCGTGTGGTCGAGCGCACCGCTCCGGATGCCGCGCGCTCCGATGATCCGCGCGACACGCTCGTCGAGGTGTCCGGCCTCACGCAGCGCTTCGCGCGGGCGGGCCGGTCGCCCCTCGTGGCGGTCGACGACGTCTCGTTCAGCGTCGCACGGGGAACGACGCACGCGATCGTCGGCGAGTCCGGATCGGGCAAGACCACGACCGGGCGCTCGATCGCGGGCTTCAACCGCCCCACGAGCGGGAGCATCCGTGTGGGCGGCACCGAGGTGACCGCGCTCGCGGGAGGGCGCGCGCGCCGCGCCTTCCACCGCAGCACCCAGCTCGTCTACCAGAACCCGTACGCCTCGCTCGACCCGCGTCAGAGCATCGCCGACATCCTCGCCGAACCGCTGCGCAACTTCGGGATCGGCTCGCGCGCGGAGCGGGACGACCGCGTCGCCCACCAGCTGGAGCTCGTCGCCCTGCCGCCGGAGATTGCGACGCGGCATCCGCGGGAGCTCTCCGGCGGGCAGCGGCAGCGGATCGCGATCGCGCGCGCGCTGATCGTCGAACCCGAGCTCGTCGTGCTCGACGAGGCCGTCTCGGCGCTCGATGTCACGGTGCAGGCCCAGATCCTGCGGCTGCTCGCGCGGCTGCAGATCGAGCTCGGCCTCACCTACGTGTTCATCTCGCACGACCTCGCCGTCGTGCGCCAGATCTCCGACACCGTCTCGGTGCTCCGCCGCGGCCGTCAGGTCGAGCACGGCACGGCCGCTGCGGTGTTCGACGACCCGCAGCACGCGTACACCCGCGAGCTGCTGGCCGCGATCCCCGGAGCGACGCTGCGCGAACAGTCGCCGTCTCGCCCGTCCGTCCCCCGCCAGGAAGAGGTTCGCGCATGA
- a CDS encoding TIGR04028 family ABC transporter substrate-binding protein, producing the protein MPRFARTLATTAVAAAIALLAAGCSAGGSAAPSDGASAEPQSGGTLTYLEPQTWTTLYPPSAGFYPNGGIVNNVTDRLLYQNPETLQLEPWIATDYKVNDDATQYTFDLRTDVTYSDGTPLTAANVVKNIDLYGKGDKARALPVSEAINNYDHGEVTGDHTVVFHFTAPSPGFAQAVSTINSGLLSDATLDRSSEKFGPGNAKEIIGSGPFVISDEQIGTQTSVTARKDYAWAPPSLKHQGAAYLAGVNYVVAAENSVRVGTVVAGQADIARNIPAPDEAQFAAGGLSLHAAATNGVNNGLSFRFRDQRLADVRVRQAIIAGIDRQKIVDTLFTKNYPLATGALAKTALGYVDTSSYYAYDPTKAASLLDAAGWTLGSDGVRAKDGEKLSLTFNEALPQPRSKEVVTLIQEQLGKLGITVNLFAGDMAAQTKASNDQSTIQVYHSMVGRADFDVLKSQYFSKNRNTLLNLNPADGSIGDPQLDALLQAVASEPTSAQRQTASEAAQKYLAENAYILPIFEEPQVFGLTAKVHGFETESVGRPSFYSTWLAG; encoded by the coding sequence ATGCCCCGCTTCGCCCGCACCCTCGCGACCACCGCCGTCGCCGCTGCGATCGCCCTCCTCGCCGCCGGGTGCTCCGCGGGCGGCTCCGCCGCCCCGAGCGACGGAGCCTCCGCAGAGCCTCAGTCCGGCGGGACCCTCACCTACCTCGAGCCGCAGACCTGGACGACGCTGTATCCGCCGTCCGCGGGCTTCTACCCCAACGGCGGCATCGTCAACAACGTCACCGACCGACTGCTGTACCAGAACCCCGAGACTCTCCAGCTCGAGCCGTGGATCGCGACCGACTACAAGGTCAACGACGACGCCACCCAGTACACGTTCGATCTGCGCACCGACGTCACCTACTCCGACGGCACGCCGCTGACGGCCGCGAACGTCGTCAAGAACATCGACCTGTACGGCAAGGGCGACAAGGCCCGCGCGCTGCCGGTGTCCGAGGCGATCAACAACTACGACCACGGCGAGGTGACCGGCGACCACACGGTGGTCTTCCACTTCACCGCGCCGTCGCCCGGCTTCGCGCAGGCCGTCTCGACGATCAACTCGGGCCTCCTCTCCGACGCGACGCTCGACCGCAGCAGCGAGAAGTTCGGCCCCGGCAACGCGAAGGAGATCATCGGCAGCGGCCCGTTCGTCATCTCCGACGAGCAGATCGGCACCCAGACGAGCGTCACGGCGCGCAAGGACTACGCCTGGGCGCCGCCGTCGCTGAAGCACCAGGGCGCCGCGTACCTCGCCGGCGTCAACTACGTCGTCGCGGCGGAGAACAGCGTGCGCGTGGGCACGGTCGTCGCCGGCCAGGCCGACATCGCCCGCAACATCCCCGCGCCCGACGAGGCGCAGTTCGCCGCGGGCGGGCTGTCGCTGCACGCCGCGGCCACCAACGGCGTCAACAACGGCCTGAGCTTCCGCTTCCGCGACCAGCGTCTGGCCGACGTGCGCGTGCGCCAGGCGATCATCGCCGGCATCGACCGCCAGAAGATCGTCGACACCCTGTTCACGAAGAACTACCCGCTCGCCACCGGCGCCCTCGCCAAGACGGCCCTCGGCTACGTCGACACGTCCTCGTACTACGCGTACGACCCCACGAAGGCGGCGTCGCTGCTGGATGCCGCGGGCTGGACCCTGGGTTCGGACGGCGTCCGTGCCAAGGACGGCGAGAAGCTCTCTCTCACCTTCAACGAGGCCCTTCCGCAGCCCCGTTCCAAGGAGGTCGTGACCCTCATCCAGGAGCAGCTGGGCAAGCTCGGCATCACGGTCAACCTGTTCGCCGGAGACATGGCCGCCCAGACCAAGGCCTCCAACGACCAGAGCACGATCCAGGTGTACCACTCGATGGTCGGCCGCGCGGACTTCGACGTCCTGAAGTCGCAGTACTTCTCCAAGAACCGCAACACGCTGCTGAACCTCAACCCGGCCGACGGCTCGATCGGCGACCCCCAGCTCGACGCGCTCCTCCAGGCCGTCGCCTCCGAGCCCACCTCGGCGCAGCGCCAGACGGCATCCGAGGCGGCACAGAAGTATCTCGCCGAGAACGCCTACATCCTGCCGATCTTCGAAGAGCCGCAGGTGTTCGGCCTCACCGCCAAGGTGCACGGCTTCGAGACCGAGTCGGTCGGACGCCCCTCGTTCTACTCGACCTGGCTCGCGGGCTGA